The following proteins are encoded in a genomic region of Limanda limanda chromosome 22, fLimLim1.1, whole genome shotgun sequence:
- the LOC132995971 gene encoding transmembrane protein 272-like isoform X1, whose protein sequence is MPGVLGAVPSLQQLVTGVVGLPLQVRALATDTMSGFVERIPRPPQPKGAALGFSKLFACAIPVAQIAIGSVYLDDCPVQHYIPIYLIVSGVFGLMLALLTCMPFSQQPEDGPASPINRVCVTWNSLSSCFLFCWFIAGNVWIYSIYQPEYTKNSTNVDVYCDKTLYLFAFWITTLFYILFGAVLVCGCCVMVCFCLCGRADADDNV, encoded by the exons ATGCCCGGAGTGCTGGGCGCGGTCCCGTCACTTCAGCAGCTGGTGACAGGAG TTGTTGGTCTTCCTCTGCAGGTCAGAGCCCTCGCCACTGACACGATGTCCGGGTTTGTGGAACGCATCCCCCGCCCTCCTCAACCAAAGGGAGCAGCTCTAG GATTTTCAAAGTTGTTTGCTTGCGCCATTCCTGTTGCTCAGATCGCAATAG GGTCCGTGTATCTGGATGACTGTCCGGTGCAGCACTACATCCCCATCTACTTGATCGTGTCGGGGGTTTTCGGCCTGATGCTGGCGCTGCTCACCTGCATGCCCTTCTCCCAGCAGCCCGAAGACGGCCCTGCCAGCCCGATCAATCGAGTCTGCGTCACGTGGAACTCGTTGTCGTcctgcttcctcttctgctgGTTCATCGCCG gCAATGTGTGGATCTACTCTATTTACCAGCCCGAATACACAAAGAACTCAACGAACGTGGACGTTTACTGCGACAAGACGCTCTACCTGTTCGCCTTCTGGATCACGACTCTGTTCTACATCCTCTTCGGCGCGGTCCTGGTGTGCGGCTGCTGCGTTATGGTCTGCTTCTGCCTGTGTGGCCGAGCCGACGCCGACGACAACGTCTAG
- the LOC132995971 gene encoding transmembrane protein 272-like isoform X2, translated as MSGFVERIPRPPQPKGAALGFSKLFACAIPVAQIAIGSVYLDDCPVQHYIPIYLIVSGVFGLMLALLTCMPFSQQPEDGPASPINRVCVTWNSLSSCFLFCWFIAGNVWIYSIYQPEYTKNSTNVDVYCDKTLYLFAFWITTLFYILFGAVLVCGCCVMVCFCLCGRADADDNV; from the exons ATGTCCGGGTTTGTGGAACGCATCCCCCGCCCTCCTCAACCAAAGGGAGCAGCTCTAG GATTTTCAAAGTTGTTTGCTTGCGCCATTCCTGTTGCTCAGATCGCAATAG GGTCCGTGTATCTGGATGACTGTCCGGTGCAGCACTACATCCCCATCTACTTGATCGTGTCGGGGGTTTTCGGCCTGATGCTGGCGCTGCTCACCTGCATGCCCTTCTCCCAGCAGCCCGAAGACGGCCCTGCCAGCCCGATCAATCGAGTCTGCGTCACGTGGAACTCGTTGTCGTcctgcttcctcttctgctgGTTCATCGCCG gCAATGTGTGGATCTACTCTATTTACCAGCCCGAATACACAAAGAACTCAACGAACGTGGACGTTTACTGCGACAAGACGCTCTACCTGTTCGCCTTCTGGATCACGACTCTGTTCTACATCCTCTTCGGCGCGGTCCTGGTGTGCGGCTGCTGCGTTATGGTCTGCTTCTGCCTGTGTGGCCGAGCCGACGCCGACGACAACGTCTAG
- the LOC132996137 gene encoding calpain-5-like — protein sequence MPKRVSDFQDQSFHKLRRDCLRRGVLFKDPLFPATAQSLFYKREPPPGLTWKRPREICKDPRLFVDGISTRDLHQGSLGNCWMVAAISCLASEPSLWKKVIPDHMEQEWNPKRQDLYAGIFHFRFWRLGRWMDVVVDDRLPVSGDGVLLFCRSATPREFWSALLEKAYAKLNGCYEALEGGNTAEALIDFTGGVSEPLGLDRSTLGPGSDHRRTFFQTLAKAHERKSLITCSIRPAEGETVESVLDCGLVRGHAYGITAVKKVRLGERQLKTGGTSRLFMVRMRNPWGTTDWTGAWSQRSPEWQQMSRVEREKIGLVVRDVGEFWMDFQDFCHYFTDVVVCRLVERSLLWPSSHWREVHCFGEWTPAPDTPGSPPSTVSQRNYELTPGKNNMKPGGPEQRGNRKEARLGESQQGGRRGGKQDRAVKKVMEDEDDGEGDGGWMAQVDKRSRCGGCINHRQTFLHNPQFMFEVGAKEEEVLICLQQEDRRVRRKDGGGDNLPIGFEVLKVEVNRCSRVQCVVEQAGSSVYMDSRSVTLRATLAAGRYVVLPTTFLPGATGRFLLRLFSHSHVSLRELKEDLPPPSLLQCFLPQPTVVTSVHLRRASGLSPPKETAPNVYAVVRCENDVIRTRVFKAEGNPEFNLRSLFYRRHPDTHISIELWGRGLLWDSLLGVARLQTAECERTRSHVIDVRGGQSGSGCRGCVHVETSSSLCLTDL from the exons GAAATATGTAAGGACCCTCGTCTGTTTGTCGATGGCATCAGCACTCGGGACCTGCACCAAGGCAGTCTGGGTAACTGCTGGATGGTGGCTGCCATTTCCTGCCTGGCGTCTGAGCCCTCTCTGTGGAAAAAG GTCATCCCTGACCACATGGAACAGGAGTGGAACCCCAAACGTCAGGACTTGTACGCTGGAATCTTCCATTTCCGGTTCTGGCGCCTCGGCCGCTGGATGGACGTCGTCGTGGACGACCGCCTGCCGGTCAGCGGGGACGGGGTGCTGCTCTTCTGCCGCTCGGCTACACCACGAGAGTTTTGGAGCGCCCTGTTGGAGAAGGCCTACGCCAA GCTCAACGGCTGCTATGAGGCGCTGGAGGGAGGAAACACTGCCGAGGCCCTGATCGACTTCACCGGGGGGGTTTCGGAGCCCCTCGGTCTGGATCGCTCAACCCTCGGCCCAGGCAGTGACCACAGGAGGACGTTCTTCCAGACGTTAGCCAAGGCCCACGAACGCAAATCCCTCATCACCTGCTCCATACGG CCAGCAGAGGGGGAGACGGTGGAGTCGGTGTTGGACTGCGGCCTGGTGCGAGGACACGCTTACGGGATCACAGCGGTGAAGAAGGTGAGGCTGGGGGAGAGGCAGCTGAAGACGGGCGGGACCTCCAGACTCTTCATGGTGCGCATGAGGAACCCGTGGGGGACCACAGACTGGACGGGTGCCTGGAGTCAGAG GTCACCGGAGTGGCAGCAGATGAGTCGCGTAGAGAGGGAGAAGATTGGTCTCGTAGTCCGAGACGTTGGGGAGTTCTG GATGGATTTCCAGGATTTCTGTCACTACTTCACAGACGTGGTCGTGTGCCGGCTGGTGGAGAGATCTCTGCTGTGGCCGAGCTCTCATTGGAGAGAGGTCCACTGCTTTGGGGAGTGGACCCCGGCTCCCGACACCCCCGGGTCACCTCCGTCCACCGTCTCCCAGAGAAACTACGAGTTGACCCCAGGGAAGAACAACATGAAACCCGGAGGGCCCGAGCAGCGTGGGAACCGGAAGGAGGCCCGGCTTGGGGAGAGTCAGCAGGGGGGACGAAGAGGGGGAAAGCAGGATAGAGCTGTGAAAAAAGTGATGGAGGACGAGGATGATGGAGAAggggatggaggatggatggcaCAAGTGGACAAAAGGAGTCGGTGTGGAGGGTGCATCAACCACAGACAGACGTTCCTGCACAATCCACAG TTTATGTTTGAGGTCGGAgccaaagaggaggaggtgctgatctgtctgcagcaggaggacaggagggtcCGCAGgaaagacggaggaggagacaacCTGCCGATCGGCTTCGAGGTGTTGAAG GTGGAGGTGAACCGGTGCAGCCGGGTGCAGTGTGTGGTGGAGCAAGCGGGCAGCTCCGTCTACATGGACTCCCGCAGCGTGACCCTGAGGGCGACGCTGGCTGCAGGCCGCTATGTGGTGCTGCCCACCACATTCCTGCCGGGCGCAACCGGGCGCTTCCTGCTACGACTCTTCTCCCATTCCCACGTcagtctcag GGAATTGAAGGAGGATTTGccgcctccctctctgctccagtgTTTCCTTCCTCAACCCACAGTGGTGACAAGCGTCCATCTCCGCAGGGCGTCCGGACTCAGTCCTCCGAAAGAGACAG CTCCAAATGTTTATGCCGTGGTGAGGTGTGAGAACGACGTCATCAGGACGCGGGTGTTCAAGGCGGAGGGAAACCCCGAGTTCAACCTGCGATCCCTCTTCTACAGGAGACACCCCGACACACACATCTCTATTGAG CTGTGGGGCCGAGGTCTGCTGTGGGACTCGCTGCTCGGCGTCGCTCGCCTCCAGACGGCCGAGTGTGAGAGGACTCGGAGTCATGTGATCGACGTGCGTGGTGGACAGTCCGGCTCGGGATGCCGAGGTTGTGTCCACGTGGAGACGTCCTCCAGCCTCTGCCTCACAGACTTGTGA